The Staphylococcus sp. KG4-3 genome has a window encoding:
- a CDS encoding alpha/beta hydrolase — protein MTDIVIVHSKYGDASNHWYDWLANNLRLEGYNVTLFNLPYEKDSKMEKWISEMKQQIQINKYETYFVTHGFGTLASLKFIEEVDVNYIEGLFSISGFMEDVQMPDELAYTEKFQIDYEQVKERVESFYGLCARDDKYISYEETKRLMDTLGGKCKVTEYGGHFMEDDGFTTFTRLQSKMQGIMSQ, from the coding sequence ATGACTGATATCGTAATAGTACATTCAAAATATGGCGATGCATCAAATCATTGGTATGATTGGTTAGCAAATAATCTTAGATTAGAAGGTTATAATGTAACATTATTTAATTTACCATATGAAAAAGATAGCAAAATGGAAAAATGGATAAGTGAAATGAAGCAACAAATTCAAATTAATAAATATGAAACTTATTTTGTTACGCATGGCTTTGGTACTTTAGCATCATTAAAATTTATTGAAGAAGTGGATGTAAATTATATAGAAGGTTTGTTTAGTATTTCAGGATTTATGGAAGATGTTCAAATGCCGGATGAATTAGCTTACACAGAAAAATTTCAAATCGATTATGAACAAGTTAAAGAAAGAGTGGAATCTTTTTATGGTTTGTGCGCTAGAGACGATAAATACATATCATATGAAGAGACTAAAAGGTTAATGGATACATTAGGTGGAAAATGTAAAGTAACTGAATATGGCGGGCATTTTATGGAAGATGATGGATTCACAACATTTACAAGATTGCAAAGTAAAATGCAAGGTATTATGAGTCAATAA
- the hemY gene encoding protoporphyrinogen oxidase has protein sequence MGKSIAIIGAGITGLSSAYFIKKLRPDVDVTIYESSNRTGGKIQTYRKDGYTIELGPESYLGRKQIMTDIAQEIGLENDLVTNQTGQSYIYAKNKLFPIPGGSILGVPTDIKPFLKTKLISPKGKIRAGLDLFKKPTKMDGDISVGAFFRERLGDEVLENLIEPLMGGIYGTNIDDLSLMSTFPEFKQREEQFGSLIKGMRHEKIQRQKQRQLYPGAPKGQFKQFKHGLSSFIEYLTEYVVNQGVEIKYQTPIKDIIITQNNYEVISGENKDTYDSVLVTTPHQTFMQWFGNDPAFDYFKSMDCTTVATVVLAFDEKNIENTYDGTGFVIARTSETDITACTWTSKKWPFTTPEGKVLIRAYVGKPNDTVVDDHTDEELVNIVKKDLNQMMTFKGAPDFSIVNRLPKSMPQYHVGHINKIKSIQTHIKQNYPKLRITGASFEAVGLPDCIQQGKNAVEELLAEL, from the coding sequence TTGGGTAAAAGTATCGCAATAATTGGTGCTGGTATTACAGGATTATCTAGTGCTTATTTTATAAAAAAATTACGTCCCGATGTAGATGTAACTATATACGAATCTTCTAATAGAACTGGTGGAAAAATCCAAACATATAGAAAAGATGGTTATACTATTGAGTTAGGTCCAGAATCTTATTTAGGTCGCAAACAAATTATGACTGATATCGCTCAAGAGATTGGTTTAGAAAATGATTTGGTTACCAATCAAACTGGACAGTCTTATATCTATGCAAAGAATAAATTATTTCCAATACCTGGTGGGTCTATACTAGGCGTACCAACAGATATAAAACCATTTTTAAAGACAAAGTTAATATCTCCCAAAGGGAAAATACGTGCTGGATTAGATTTATTTAAAAAGCCAACAAAAATGGATGGAGATATTTCTGTTGGCGCATTTTTCCGAGAACGTTTGGGTGATGAGGTACTAGAAAATCTAATTGAGCCCTTAATGGGTGGTATTTATGGTACAAATATCGATGATTTAAGTTTAATGAGTACTTTTCCCGAGTTTAAGCAGAGAGAAGAACAATTTGGTAGTTTGATTAAAGGCATGAGACATGAAAAAATACAGCGCCAAAAGCAGCGTCAATTATACCCAGGTGCACCTAAAGGACAATTTAAACAGTTTAAACATGGACTTAGTTCATTTATAGAATATTTGACTGAATATGTTGTCAATCAAGGTGTTGAAATAAAATATCAAACGCCAATTAAAGATATCATAATTACACAAAATAATTATGAAGTTATCAGTGGAGAAAATAAAGACACTTACGATAGTGTGTTAGTGACCACACCACATCAAACGTTTATGCAATGGTTTGGAAATGATCCTGCATTTGATTATTTTAAATCTATGGATTGTACAACAGTTGCCACTGTTGTATTAGCCTTTGACGAAAAAAATATTGAAAACACATACGACGGCACTGGCTTTGTCATTGCACGCACAAGTGAAACCGACATAACAGCTTGTACATGGACAAGTAAGAAATGGCCATTTACTACACCTGAAGGCAAAGTACTTATACGCGCTTATGTAGGCAAGCCTAATGATACAGTTGTAGATGATCACACAGATGAAGAATTAGTTAATATTGTTAAAAAAGATTTAAACCAGATGATGACATTTAAAGGTGCTCCAGACTTTAGTATTGTAAACAGATTACCTAAAAGTATGCCACAGTATCACGTCGGTCATATCAATAAAATTAAATCAATACAAACACATATTAAACAAAATTATCCAAAACTACGTATTACAGGTGCATCATTCGAAGCGGTAGGTTTACCTGATTGTATTCAACAAGGTAAAAATGCTGTAGAAGAGTTATTAGCAGAATTATAA
- the hemH gene encoding ferrochelatase produces MTKTIGLLVMAYGTPYKESDIEPYYTDIRHGKKPTDAELQDLKDRYQFIGGLSPLAGTTNRQAEALRDALNEAYDEVQFKLYIGLKHISPFIEDAVQSMHEDGIDEAVTVVLAPHYSSFSVGSYNTRAQKEADKFGIQFKHVAHYYQQPKFIQYWTEKINETLTRIPREEHDETVLVVSAHSLPKGLIEKNNDPYPNELHHTAQLLEEQSDIIHVAEGWQSEGNTGTPWLGPDVQDLTKSLYETHGYKHFIYTPVGFVCEHLEVLFDNDYECKVVCDELGVNYYRPSMPNTDPLFIGAIVDEVKNVY; encoded by the coding sequence ATGACAAAAACGATAGGCTTATTAGTAATGGCTTACGGTACACCATATAAAGAAAGTGATATTGAACCATATTACACTGATATTAGACATGGTAAAAAGCCGACTGATGCAGAATTACAAGACTTAAAAGATAGATACCAATTTATAGGAGGACTGTCTCCTTTAGCAGGTACAACAAATAGACAAGCTGAAGCTTTACGAGACGCGCTCAATGAAGCATATGATGAAGTGCAATTTAAACTTTATATAGGCTTGAAGCATATCTCTCCATTTATAGAAGATGCAGTACAATCAATGCATGAAGATGGTATAGATGAAGCAGTTACGGTTGTATTAGCGCCACACTATTCAAGTTTTTCAGTGGGATCTTATAATACACGTGCCCAAAAAGAAGCAGATAAATTTGGTATTCAATTTAAACATGTAGCGCATTATTATCAACAGCCTAAATTTATACAATACTGGACTGAAAAAATTAATGAAACACTAACAAGAATTCCTCGTGAAGAGCACGATGAAACCGTCTTAGTAGTATCAGCTCATAGCTTGCCTAAAGGATTGATTGAGAAAAATAATGATCCTTATCCGAATGAATTGCATCATACTGCACAATTATTAGAGGAACAATCTGATATCATTCATGTGGCAGAAGGATGGCAATCTGAAGGTAATACGGGCACGCCATGGTTAGGACCAGATGTTCAAGATTTGACGAAATCTTTGTATGAAACACATGGATACAAGCATTTCATATATACACCAGTAGGTTTTGTTTGCGAACATTTAGAAGTATTATTTGATAACGATTATGAATGTAAAGTGGTTTGTGATGAACTAGGAGTAAATTATTACAGACCTTCAATGCCTAATACAGATCCATTGTTCATCGGTGCAATCGTTGACGAAGTAAAAAATGTTTATTAA
- the hemE gene encoding uroporphyrinogen decarboxylase — protein sequence MINGETVSHTPVWFMRQAGRSQPEYRKLKEKYSLFEITHQPELCAYVTHLPVDNYNTDAAVLYKDIMTPLQPIGVDVEIKSGIGPVIHNPIKNIQDVEKLGTINPKRDVPYVLDTIKLLTEEKLNVPLIGFTGAPFTLASYMIEGGPSKNYNFTKAMMYSDEATWFALMDHLVDMSITYTAAQVEAGAQIIQVFDSWVGALNVQDYRYYIKPAMNKLISGIKAKYNVPVILFGVGASHLADEWNSLPIDVLGLDWRLSIKEANELNINKTLQGNLDPSLLLAPWDVIEERLKVILDQGMEHGKHIFNLGHGVFPEVKPETLKRVTTFVHEYTQR from the coding sequence ATGATAAATGGTGAAACTGTCTCGCACACTCCAGTATGGTTTATGCGACAAGCAGGGAGGTCACAACCTGAATATAGAAAATTAAAAGAAAAGTATTCATTATTTGAAATTACGCACCAACCAGAATTGTGTGCATATGTAACACATTTACCTGTAGATAATTATAATACAGATGCAGCAGTACTTTATAAAGATATTATGACGCCACTACAACCAATTGGTGTAGACGTTGAAATAAAATCAGGCATTGGCCCTGTTATTCATAATCCAATAAAAAATATTCAAGATGTTGAGAAACTAGGCACTATAAATCCAAAACGAGACGTACCTTATGTTTTAGATACAATTAAATTATTAACTGAAGAAAAATTAAATGTACCTTTAATAGGTTTTACTGGCGCACCATTCACTTTAGCAAGTTATATGATTGAAGGTGGACCTTCAAAAAATTATAATTTTACAAAGGCAATGATGTATAGTGACGAAGCAACATGGTTCGCTTTAATGGATCATCTTGTTGACATGTCTATCACTTATACTGCCGCTCAAGTAGAAGCGGGTGCCCAAATCATTCAAGTATTTGATTCTTGGGTGGGTGCATTAAATGTTCAAGATTACCGTTATTATATAAAACCAGCTATGAATAAGTTGATTAGTGGTATAAAAGCAAAATATAATGTGCCAGTTATTTTGTTTGGAGTTGGCGCGAGTCATTTAGCCGATGAATGGAATTCTTTACCAATCGATGTTCTAGGTTTAGATTGGCGTTTATCTATTAAAGAGGCAAATGAGTTGAATATTAATAAAACGTTACAGGGTAATTTAGATCCATCTCTGTTATTAGCACCTTGGGACGTTATAGAAGAAAGACTAAAAGTGATTTTAGATCAAGGTATGGAGCACGGGAAACATATTTTCAATTTAGGTCATGGAGTCTTTCCAGAGGTGAAACCTGAAACTTTAAAACGAGTGACTACGTTTGTACATGAATATACACAAAGATAG
- a CDS encoding signal transduction protein TRAP encodes MKIFASYGTFGYLNQIRLNNPDHNLLQFSASDSSVILEETDEKSVLKQPLIYDILESEGDLNANHFYSVIFVPTSEDHAYQLEKRLENLTTDFKQFAGYRCYRFLKPEHGLTYKIYFGFESRTAYEDFKASSVFKDNFDKLALSQFFGSSGQHSSYFERYLFPIDDN; translated from the coding sequence ATGAAAATTTTTGCATCTTATGGGACGTTTGGTTATTTAAATCAAATCAGATTAAATAATCCTGACCATAACTTATTACAATTTTCTGCATCAGATTCTTCAGTAATTTTGGAAGAAACAGATGAAAAATCAGTATTAAAACAGCCTTTAATTTATGACATCCTTGAGTCTGAGGGAGACTTAAACGCAAACCATTTTTATTCTGTAATCTTTGTACCGACATCAGAAGATCATGCCTATCAACTAGAAAAAAGATTAGAAAATTTAACTACTGATTTCAAACAATTTGCAGGTTATAGATGCTACCGTTTCTTAAAACCAGAGCATGGGTTAACTTATAAAATTTACTTTGGCTTTGAAAGCAGGACAGCTTATGAAGACTTTAAAGCTTCCTCTGTTTTCAAAGATAATTTTGATAAACTTGCGCTTAGTCAATTCTTTGGCTCTAGTGGTCAACATTCAAGTTATTTCGAAAGATATCTCTTCCCAATCGATGATAACTAA
- a CDS encoding ABC transporter permease: MMQDAKQLFSSRKKEISKEKEYYNKFIFNGHFSVFLVILLGAFILGYGDWLKSIPQHINYALIASVIVAITSMFPLRTLLKDADKLFLLPFEKNMEIYMTQSLVYSYFSRIGLQLLILIVLFPLFFVINNRSFEFYILFAVLMLVMPYLGLLVKWQWYKYKLESWSLHLVLFIVYASGYYVALDAKNLSSLTSIFVLIGLAILLKYQNKNQLFPWERMIKSEQQHHMNYYKFVNMFTDVKHLKETAVRRSYLDPLLITPKNKKFNENYMYLYLFIRSFARGKDAFNIILRLVVLAMILMFWLAQPLITLIIGSLFMYIVLLQMAQFYTQQAYGLWPQVWPIPDTKVIKGYEQFLYRLMFIVGILFVIVYAITLPMYSYYGLLFFLVGWLTIRNVVKKLKYQESLLKD; this comes from the coding sequence ATGATGCAGGATGCTAAGCAATTATTTTCTAGTAGAAAAAAAGAAATCAGTAAAGAAAAGGAATATTATAATAAATTTATTTTCAATGGTCATTTTTCAGTATTCCTTGTAATTTTATTAGGTGCATTTATATTAGGATATGGTGATTGGTTAAAATCTATTCCGCAACATATTAATTATGCTTTGATTGCGAGTGTTATTGTGGCTATTACCTCAATGTTTCCATTAAGGACTTTACTGAAAGATGCGGATAAGTTGTTTTTATTACCCTTCGAAAAAAATATGGAAATATACATGACACAATCGCTAGTTTATAGTTATTTTTCCCGAATAGGACTTCAGCTTTTAATTTTAATCGTACTATTTCCATTGTTTTTCGTAATAAATAACCGATCATTTGAATTTTATATACTGTTTGCTGTGTTAATGCTGGTTATGCCTTATTTAGGATTATTAGTGAAATGGCAATGGTACAAATATAAATTAGAAAGTTGGTCTCTCCATCTTGTATTATTTATCGTTTATGCTTCAGGATACTATGTTGCGTTAGATGCAAAAAACTTATCTAGCTTAACCTCTATATTCGTATTAATTGGATTAGCCATTTTGCTTAAATATCAAAATAAAAATCAATTATTCCCTTGGGAAAGAATGATTAAATCAGAACAACAACACCATATGAATTATTATAAATTTGTAAATATGTTTACCGATGTTAAGCATTTAAAGGAAACAGCAGTACGTAGGAGTTATCTTGATCCATTGTTAATTACGCCGAAAAATAAGAAATTTAATGAAAATTATATGTATCTTTATTTATTTATTAGAAGTTTTGCAAGAGGTAAAGATGCGTTTAACATAATATTAAGATTAGTTGTATTAGCGATGATTTTAATGTTTTGGTTAGCTCAACCATTAATTACTCTAATCATAGGTAGTCTGTTTATGTATATAGTTTTATTACAAATGGCTCAGTTTTATACGCAGCAAGCTTATGGCTTGTGGCCACAAGTTTGGCCGATTCCGGATACTAAAGTAATAAAAGGTTATGAACAATTTCTATATAGACTCATGTTTATTGTTGGGATATTGTTTGTAATCGTTTATGCAATCACATTACCGATGTATAGTTATTATGGCTTGTTATTCTTTTTAGTAGGGTGGTTAACCATCAGAAATGTAGTCAAAAAACTTAAATATCAAGAATCATTATTAAAAGATTAA